From a region of the Fervidicoccaceae archaeon genome:
- a CDS encoding KaiC domain-containing protein, producing the protein MSSVIKKVKTGIPGFDELLYGGIPEKNVVLLTGGPGTGKTIFSQQYIFYGLSIGEPGVFVALEEHPVQIRKAMMSFGWDVRKYEEEGKFALVDAFTSGIGEAAKREKYIVKTADDVGELIDVLRAAIKDVDAKRVSIDSVSTLYLSKPAMARSTLLLIKRVLAGMGTTSLIVSQVSVTERGFGGPGVEHAVDGIVRLDLDEIDGQLYRSIIVWKMRGTAHDMRRHPMEITDKGVIVYHNKLFKVARREGGIESGEME; encoded by the coding sequence GTGTCATCTGTAATAAAAAAGGTAAAAACGGGGATTCCTGGCTTTGATGAGCTCCTCTATGGAGGAATCCCTGAGAAAAACGTTGTTCTGCTGACAGGAGGACCAGGAACTGGAAAGACCATATTCTCTCAGCAGTACATTTTCTACGGCCTCTCAATAGGTGAGCCGGGAGTATTTGTAGCGCTGGAAGAGCATCCAGTACAAATAAGAAAAGCAATGATGTCTTTCGGTTGGGATGTCAGAAAATACGAGGAAGAGGGAAAGTTTGCTTTAGTAGATGCTTTTACATCTGGTATTGGAGAGGCTGCTAAAAGGGAAAAATATATAGTGAAGACCGCAGACGATGTGGGAGAGCTAATCGATGTCCTGAGAGCTGCCATAAAAGATGTGGACGCCAAGAGAGTCTCCATTGATTCTGTATCAACTCTCTATCTCTCGAAGCCAGCAATGGCTAGGAGCACCCTTCTTCTTATAAAAAGAGTTCTAGCTGGCATGGGTACTACCAGCTTAATAGTTTCGCAGGTAAGCGTGACAGAGAGGGGCTTTGGAGGTCCTGGTGTTGAGCATGCAGTTGATGGCATCGTTAGGCTTGATTTGGATGAAATTGACGGTCAGCTATATAGGTCTATAATAGTCTGGAAAATGAGAGGGACAGCTCATGACATGAGGAGGCATCCAATGGAAATCACTGATAAAGGAGTGATAGTCTATCATAATAAACTGTTCAAAGTTGCTAGGAGGGAGGGGGGAATAGAATCAGGAGAAATGGAATAA
- the thiW gene encoding energy coupling factor transporter S component ThiW: protein MRDFSLVEWSFERKLALALMLSAIDVALSPINIPIGPTRASPWQHMTNVISGVILGPLWASAIAILVGTVRIILGIGTVFAYPGGIPGGLLVGIGALILRKAKKKTEYAAFLEPIGTAVIGFLLSLYLVAPIVGKYNAWISSLVPIWIIWILSTGIGTTIGFAAIKILRGAGVLK from the coding sequence ATGAGAGACTTTTCATTAGTTGAATGGAGCTTTGAGCGCAAACTGGCCTTGGCTCTAATGCTCTCTGCAATAGATGTTGCTCTTTCTCCAATAAATATACCGATAGGTCCCACAAGAGCATCTCCTTGGCAACACATGACCAACGTAATAAGTGGGGTGATCCTTGGTCCCCTGTGGGCCTCCGCAATTGCTATACTTGTGGGAACAGTTAGGATTATTTTGGGAATAGGGACAGTTTTTGCTTACCCAGGTGGAATCCCGGGAGGACTGCTGGTGGGAATAGGAGCTCTCATTTTGAGGAAGGCAAAAAAGAAAACTGAGTATGCTGCATTTCTAGAACCCATAGGAACGGCAGTGATTGGATTTCTCCTATCCCTCTACCTTGTTGCACCTATTGTTGGAAAGTACAATGCTTGGATATCATCATTAGTTCCCATATGGATAATATGGATCCTCAGCACAGGAATTGGGACTACCATTGGATTTGCAGCTATAAAAATTTTGAGAGGAGCAGGAGTTCTCAAATAA
- a CDS encoding CBS domain-containing protein — translation MILPYADMKPVVLNFNESLLRASREILRRNRNHAILVDDSSKPWGVLSIRDIAKAIFIEGEEGIELIELGYLGKILESSAKLYASRPIVSVSPSTSLKESVNLMMERNIGFLPILDEEGKIIGAIEERNLIRAVSDFSQGNICGKATWKLITIEAEEEILAAVGVMLTSGIRHLVVVENGSIYGIVSLLKVLYHITSETSMRELLKGSRSPIEEKVKLIAENPWTLDCSYSMREVASILAAERMGAVFVRDNDGNVGLFTDRDMLRILNEELNKQEITRI, via the coding sequence TTGATACTTCCATATGCTGATATGAAACCAGTGGTTCTGAATTTCAATGAGAGTCTCCTTAGAGCTTCCAGAGAAATTCTCAGAAGGAATAGAAATCATGCAATTTTGGTTGACGACTCTTCGAAGCCATGGGGAGTCCTCAGTATAAGAGACATAGCTAAGGCAATATTCATAGAAGGGGAAGAAGGAATAGAGCTAATTGAGCTTGGCTATCTTGGAAAAATTCTTGAGAGCTCCGCAAAGCTTTATGCTAGCAGGCCCATAGTAAGTGTATCTCCATCCACCTCTCTCAAGGAGTCAGTAAATTTGATGATGGAGAGAAACATCGGATTTTTACCGATATTAGATGAGGAAGGGAAAATAATTGGAGCCATCGAGGAAAGAAATCTCATAAGAGCCGTAAGTGATTTTTCTCAAGGGAACATATGCGGGAAAGCAACATGGAAACTAATAACAATTGAAGCTGAAGAAGAGATACTAGCTGCCGTAGGAGTTATGCTGACCTCCGGCATAAGACATCTAGTAGTAGTTGAAAATGGGTCTATATATGGCATTGTTTCATTGCTTAAAGTTCTATATCATATTACTTCGGAAACATCGATGAGGGAACTTCTGAAAGGAAGCAGAAGCCCAATAGAGGAGAAAGTCAAACTAATAGCCGAAAATCCATGGACTTTGGACTGTTCCTACAGCATGAGGGAAGTTGCCTCAATCCTAGCGGCTGAAAGAATGGGGGCTGTTTTCGTGAGAGACAACGATGGGAATGTTGGTCTTTTTACTGACAGAGATATGTTGAGGATTCTGAATGAGGAGCTGAACAAACAGGAAATTACTCGTATCTGA
- a CDS encoding ribbon-helix-helix domain-containing protein, giving the protein MDDTAIFEERSKRPTNIEIIIKTKKIVSFKVSEDMFEWIENAWRSSGFSSRSDYLRALIISLVDEPNRVEKTNGDLLPIKAERTITFKLDNTTLHKLDELTAKKGYSTRSDLLREVIYSLMRRQI; this is encoded by the coding sequence ATGGATGATACTGCTATCTTCGAGGAAAGAAGTAAGAGACCAACAAACATAGAGATAATAATAAAAACCAAAAAAATTGTTTCCTTCAAGGTCAGTGAGGATATGTTTGAATGGATCGAGAATGCATGGAGGAGTAGTGGTTTTTCTTCTAGAAGTGATTATTTGAGGGCCCTAATTATTTCATTAGTAGATGAGCCAAATAGAGTGGAAAAAACCAACGGCGATCTGCTTCCAATAAAAGCAGAAAGAACAATAACATTTAAGCTTGACAATACAACGCTTCACAAGCTGGATGAATTAACAGCAAAAAAAGGATACTCGACAAGGAGCGACCTTCTCAGAGAAGTCATTTATAGCTTAATGAGGAGGCAAATTTAA
- a CDS encoding GIY-YIG nuclease family protein, which translates to MSFGAPSITCTGYYFLIFRLEKNVDIQVGSLGTLSLKAGVYGYIGSSFLRKGIAQRVARHLSRNKKIRWHIDYLTSKDFFNPIELIWICSQSRGKEYEASKCIESAAEEVVEKFGSSDSKARGHLFLISENAGEYFRLEEIVNCFEKRLGKVQQLIL; encoded by the coding sequence TTGAGCTTTGGAGCTCCTAGCATAACATGCACTGGCTACTATTTTCTCATTTTCCGGCTAGAAAAAAATGTTGATATCCAAGTAGGAAGTCTTGGAACTTTGAGCTTAAAAGCAGGCGTGTATGGATACATTGGATCTTCTTTTCTCCGAAAAGGAATAGCTCAAAGAGTCGCCAGGCATCTTTCAAGAAACAAGAAAATTCGATGGCATATTGATTACTTGACCTCAAAAGATTTTTTCAATCCAATAGAGCTCATTTGGATATGCTCGCAGAGCAGGGGAAAGGAATATGAAGCTAGTAAATGCATAGAATCAGCTGCTGAAGAAGTTGTGGAAAAATTTGGCTCATCTGACTCAAAAGCAAGGGGTCACCTTTTTTTAATTTCTGAGAATGCCGGTGAATATTTTCGCTTGGAAGAGATTGTTAATTGCTTTGAAAAACGTTTAGGTAAAGTCCAACAGTTAATCCTTTAG
- a CDS encoding ABC transporter ATP-binding protein, producing MSIIQLNNVSFRYRGDSEWTLKSVTLEINEGKYLVVGPTGSGKTTLLRIIAGLIPKVYQGELSGEIKVSGKAVLVPQLFDLFILMPTVREELAYCYEIGNTERGKIGSEMLYLTKKLGIEHLLDREISKLSMGERQKVAIASALAIGAEIIMLDEPLAYLDPAAVHEFLSFLNTISAKVIIMAEHRTKYLEGWYHKLIFLKNGTVFPVRTISEAEEILENF from the coding sequence TTGAGTATTATCCAGCTCAATAACGTATCATTCAGATACAGAGGAGACAGCGAGTGGACCCTTAAGTCTGTCACCCTTGAAATCAATGAAGGCAAGTATTTAGTTGTAGGACCAACAGGCAGCGGGAAGACAACTCTGCTCAGAATCATAGCTGGTCTAATCCCAAAAGTATACCAGGGTGAATTGAGTGGGGAGATAAAGGTTTCCGGAAAAGCAGTTTTAGTTCCACAACTTTTCGATCTTTTCATATTGATGCCAACAGTGAGAGAGGAGCTGGCTTATTGCTATGAAATAGGAAATACAGAGAGAGGCAAAATAGGCTCAGAGATGCTCTACCTAACAAAGAAGCTTGGAATAGAGCATCTGCTGGACAGAGAGATATCCAAGCTGTCAATGGGAGAGAGACAGAAAGTTGCTATAGCAAGTGCTCTGGCAATTGGGGCTGAGATAATAATGCTTGATGAACCACTTGCATATTTAGATCCTGCTGCTGTTCACGAATTCCTATCTTTTTTAAACACAATCAGTGCTAAAGTAATTATAATGGCAGAGCATCGTACAAAATACCTTGAGGGTTGGTATCATAAGCTGATTTTTCTAAAAAATGGAACAGTTTTTCCCGTCAGGACCATTTCTGAAGCGGAAGAGATCCTGGAGAACTTCTAA
- a CDS encoding ABC transporter permease — MSSILSFLSFIAISFKMAARTLGQRKIRSVLTIMGILIGPAVIITIGAVVGGYSQYIINQVTSLGQNNIMISPASDYTLTNDDLNYIKSLPNVEDAEPYYLLQAVVKRGDKDMQIYIYCTDVDFILKSIGGIKIKSGEAPLPSDTLGGLIGYKIAYDDNGNLLHGVGDVVSIKYYASVSRGIPQYKTTNIIVRGILDEYGGALFFSPDQTIVMPLDAGQKIFGMKSWSGILVRMSDPAYVKDFVNTIKNTYGDKVSVISFSAIADVVSSITAAVNYVNYVASLSAVAVAIAGTTATMVTSVIERTREIGVMKALGYTNRRIVIIVLTESLLMSLVAATSGILLGVAGALYLGRGGMTIRAGTSTIVLAASPVFTLNLISSALLLTIMVGVIGGLLPAYMAAKIPPAVALRYE; from the coding sequence TTGAGCTCAATCTTATCCTTTCTCTCCTTCATAGCCATTTCCTTTAAGATGGCTGCTAGGACTCTGGGACAGAGGAAAATTAGAAGTGTTTTGACAATAATGGGAATCTTGATTGGACCAGCCGTAATAATAACAATAGGTGCAGTTGTAGGAGGATATTCGCAATATATAATAAATCAAGTCACAAGTCTCGGACAGAATAACATTATGATTTCTCCTGCTTCAGACTACACTCTAACGAATGATGACCTGAACTACATAAAGTCATTACCAAATGTGGAAGATGCTGAGCCTTACTATCTCCTTCAGGCAGTGGTTAAGAGAGGAGACAAGGACATGCAGATATACATTTACTGCACTGATGTGGATTTCATTCTCAAATCCATAGGTGGGATTAAGATAAAGAGCGGAGAAGCACCACTTCCCAGCGATACACTAGGAGGGCTTATTGGATACAAAATTGCTTACGATGACAATGGGAACTTGCTCCATGGTGTTGGAGATGTTGTTTCAATAAAATACTATGCTTCAGTTAGCAGGGGAATACCTCAATACAAGACCACAAATATAATAGTTAGGGGGATTCTCGATGAGTATGGAGGTGCCCTCTTCTTCAGCCCTGACCAAACCATAGTTATGCCCCTGGATGCTGGTCAGAAGATCTTTGGAATGAAAAGCTGGTCGGGCATCTTAGTCAGGATGAGCGATCCTGCATATGTGAAGGACTTTGTAAATACTATAAAAAATACCTATGGAGACAAAGTATCTGTTATCTCCTTCAGCGCAATTGCTGATGTGGTCTCGAGCATTACAGCAGCAGTTAATTACGTCAATTATGTGGCCTCTCTTTCAGCAGTTGCCGTCGCTATAGCTGGAACAACTGCGACTATGGTCACTTCTGTTATTGAGAGAACCAGAGAAATTGGTGTGATGAAAGCACTTGGCTATACAAACAGAAGAATAGTCATTATAGTGCTTACTGAGTCTCTCCTGATGAGCTTGGTAGCAGCAACTTCGGGAATATTGCTCGGAGTAGCCGGAGCTCTCTATCTTGGAAGAGGCGGAATGACAATAAGGGCTGGAACAAGCACAATTGTATTGGCTGCTAGCCCTGTATTTACGCTTAATCTCATTTCCTCGGCTCTTCTGCTAACAATTATGGTAGGTGTGATTGGTGGGCTTCTACCTGCATATATGGCAGCTAAAATCCCTCCAGCTGTTGCTCTCAGATACGAGTAA
- the hsp20 gene encoding archaeal heat shock protein Hsp20, with amino-acid sequence MSSRRKRRYFSDIFDEFFREIEGEFDRLFSEDLERIEKLTKGEKKPLIYGFRVTIGPDGVPHFEEFGNVKRAGMRPKITEEREPLVDVFESGNTLTIVAELPGVEKDKIDVKVHEGKLIIRASNGERKYYKEIELPKKVKKESAKAQYRNGVLEVKFELEETGEKEEGERIKVE; translated from the coding sequence ATGTCCTCAAGGAGGAAGAGAAGATATTTTTCCGATATATTTGACGAGTTCTTTAGAGAAATTGAGGGAGAATTTGATAGGCTATTCAGCGAGGATCTCGAGAGAATTGAGAAATTGACAAAGGGGGAGAAGAAGCCTCTCATTTACGGCTTCAGGGTAACGATCGGTCCTGATGGTGTTCCTCATTTTGAAGAATTCGGGAATGTGAAGAGAGCTGGTATGAGACCTAAGATAACAGAAGAAAGAGAGCCTCTTGTCGATGTATTCGAGAGTGGAAACACATTGACAATAGTTGCTGAGCTTCCTGGGGTAGAAAAGGATAAAATTGATGTGAAAGTTCATGAAGGAAAACTGATAATAAGAGCTAGCAACGGAGAAAGAAAGTACTATAAGGAAATAGAGCTTCCTAAGAAAGTTAAGAAAGAAAGTGCCAAGGCCCAGTATAGAAATGGAGTCCTCGAAGTAAAGTTCGAGCTAGAGGAAACAGGAGAAAAGGAAGAGGGAGAGAGAATAAAGGTGGAATAA
- the metG gene encoding methionine--tRNA ligase subunit beta: MEYGDFSKLDIRIGLVKSAERVSGSFKLIKLVVDLGPLGERQIIAGIGEAYAPEDLVGKKLPVLTNIKPKKMMGLVSQGMILAAGCEEGGKPVIMIPERDVQPGSKVC; encoded by the coding sequence ATTGAATATGGAGATTTTTCTAAATTGGATATAAGGATAGGCCTAGTAAAAAGTGCGGAGAGAGTGAGCGGCAGTTTCAAGCTAATTAAGTTAGTAGTCGACTTGGGGCCTCTTGGAGAGAGGCAAATAATAGCTGGAATAGGTGAAGCATATGCTCCCGAGGATCTAGTAGGGAAAAAGCTTCCAGTTCTAACCAACATTAAGCCGAAAAAAATGATGGGTCTAGTTAGTCAGGGCATGATCCTCGCCGCCGGGTGCGAAGAGGGCGGGAAGCCTGTCATTATGATTCCCGAGAGGGATGTTCAACCGGGGTCAAAAGTATGTTGA
- a CDS encoding helix-turn-helix domain-containing protein: protein MKFCYNFSETDLEILFRLLNKRMTLDDLSEELGLSKATVSRGLNNLLGLGFIIRTRELSTKNIGRPRYTYYTSKEIIESRLMKDIEKCANVIKEFISLMLEKKTGLQL, encoded by the coding sequence GTGAAATTCTGCTATAATTTCTCCGAAACAGATTTGGAAATACTCTTTAGATTGCTGAACAAGAGGATGACGCTTGATGATCTGAGCGAGGAATTGGGTCTTAGCAAGGCAACAGTGAGCAGAGGTCTAAATAATTTGCTCGGCCTGGGATTTATAATAAGAACTCGTGAGCTCAGTACCAAGAACATTGGAAGGCCAAGATATACTTACTACACTAGCAAGGAAATCATCGAATCGAGGTTGATGAAGGACATAGAAAAATGTGCTAATGTGATAAAGGAATTTATTTCTCTCATGCTCGAGAAAAAGACAGGCCTACAATTGTAG
- a CDS encoding FAD-dependent oxidoreductase has protein sequence MKIVVVGGGAAGASAASRAKKLNPEAEVYLIEKSDMITHGPCGIPYYVEGIVKRKEDLITYTHDEFERERGIRVLIKSEVVEIDADRKILTVKKESGGSEKLSWDKLILATGAIPSIIPVPGTDLENVLTVRHPAEASELKLAIEKGKEIVIVGGGYIGIEMAEAITALGKKVTLLEMTKQLLPGSIDVEMSKIIEEEATKRGIKVVKGARVVELRGSKSVERVITENGEYNADTVILATGIKPNIALAKDIGVKIGKTGAVETNEYMETSVENVYAAGDLVEKFHRIKREKVWIPLAPSANKEGQVAGANAALGRKIAFPGIVGTSITKLFELYIGRTGLLAEEAEKYGFKPISKAVKVRTSAHYYPRGGQVFVKLIADEKSHRVLGAQIVGYDSAVAGYLDAVSIAVEREMTLEELYFSDLGYMPAVAPVWHPLVVAARVLLGGLL, from the coding sequence ATGAAAATAGTAGTAGTAGGAGGAGGAGCCGCTGGAGCTTCTGCTGCTTCAAGGGCAAAAAAGCTCAATCCTGAAGCCGAAGTTTATCTGATAGAAAAAAGCGATATGATAACGCATGGTCCATGCGGAATTCCCTATTATGTTGAAGGCATAGTAAAAAGAAAGGAGGATCTAATTACCTATACTCACGACGAATTCGAAAGAGAGAGAGGTATAAGAGTCCTCATAAAGAGTGAAGTTGTGGAAATTGATGCTGATAGAAAAATCTTGACTGTAAAAAAAGAAAGTGGGGGAAGTGAGAAGCTATCGTGGGACAAATTGATTCTGGCAACCGGAGCGATCCCCTCCATTATACCTGTTCCAGGTACAGATCTGGAAAATGTTCTAACAGTGAGGCATCCCGCTGAAGCTTCAGAGCTGAAATTGGCAATCGAAAAGGGAAAGGAAATAGTTATTGTTGGAGGTGGATATATAGGAATAGAAATGGCTGAAGCTATTACAGCTTTGGGAAAGAAAGTAACTTTGCTTGAAATGACCAAACAGCTCTTGCCAGGAAGCATTGATGTTGAAATGTCGAAGATTATTGAAGAAGAAGCAACCAAAAGGGGAATCAAGGTCGTGAAAGGAGCAAGAGTAGTTGAGCTCAGAGGGAGCAAGAGCGTAGAGAGGGTAATTACGGAAAATGGAGAGTATAATGCAGATACTGTTATTTTGGCAACGGGAATAAAGCCCAACATAGCACTAGCAAAGGATATTGGAGTGAAAATAGGCAAGACTGGGGCTGTTGAGACAAACGAGTACATGGAAACAAGCGTGGAAAATGTCTATGCTGCCGGGGACTTGGTTGAGAAGTTTCATAGAATTAAAAGAGAGAAAGTGTGGATCCCCCTGGCTCCTTCTGCAAATAAGGAGGGACAGGTTGCTGGAGCGAATGCTGCCCTGGGAAGAAAAATAGCTTTTCCTGGGATTGTTGGAACTTCGATAACTAAACTCTTTGAACTATATATTGGAAGGACAGGGTTGCTTGCTGAGGAGGCAGAAAAATACGGCTTTAAACCAATTTCAAAAGCTGTAAAAGTTAGAACCTCGGCGCACTACTATCCAAGAGGAGGCCAAGTTTTCGTAAAGCTCATTGCTGATGAAAAGAGCCATAGGGTGTTAGGCGCACAAATAGTAGGATATGATAGTGCTGTAGCAGGTTATTTAGATGCCGTTAGTATAGCGGTTGAGCGTGAGATGACTTTGGAAGAGCTCTATTTCTCCGACCTGGGATACATGCCAGCTGTCGCACCAGTGTGGCATCCTCTCGTAGTTGCTGCCAGAGTTCTGCTTGGAGGGTTACTCTGA
- a CDS encoding arginine--tRNA ligase: protein MTLTELKPLQDYIYVKVIDIIKRTLNERLPPSSIDREYLISEPPENIDADFSYPLSRERIPSEIQLKIATDISGKIREETGIDADVQIFSGYLNLKLDRTKYMKEFFKEYGRMRESYGKHETVKLKVVVEHTSANPVHPLHLGHARNSCLGDTLARLLKFYGLNVETRFYVDDVGRQVAVLIYGLSKLVEDGRSIEELSKGWKIDHWIGKIYALTNLLLELNTIKNEIRAASDERYRELIAKQDELVAEIFRLRESIPDVFEQLSEKILKDKNPEEEISKISILYEYGDKKTAEMYRSIIERVLQGFKETLSKINVEFNNWDWESDLIWSGEVSEILAKARSSPIFSLSKGTESLDFSPILTDELREKLRIPKDMEIPPLVLRRSDGTTLYTTRDIAYSIRKFRETAADYVINVVGKEQMLPQAQIRLALFALGYKEYARKLIHYSYEMVNLYGFKMSGRRGKYITLDELLEKAEEVASLEIKKRNRDMPDDEAKTTSMKIGRGAVRHSLVSISPDKPIILKLEEIINFERNTGPYLQYTYARANSLLKRANFTYVEGEICSKETDQYTWKLIKKASAFPYIIYKASKELRPEILVNYLGELSQLFNKWYDTVPVLSEGEECMRIMKLYAVESIRTILKSSLSILGIDAPERI, encoded by the coding sequence ATGACTCTCACTGAGCTCAAGCCGCTTCAAGATTACATCTATGTAAAAGTAATAGACATTATAAAGAGAACACTGAATGAAAGATTGCCTCCGTCGAGCATAGATAGAGAATATTTGATCTCTGAGCCGCCCGAAAATATAGATGCAGACTTTTCCTATCCTCTCTCGAGAGAGAGAATTCCAAGTGAAATTCAGCTTAAAATCGCAACTGATATCTCGGGAAAAATTAGAGAAGAAACGGGGATTGATGCCGATGTCCAAATATTTTCTGGGTATTTGAATTTAAAGCTAGATAGAACGAAGTATATGAAGGAATTCTTCAAGGAATATGGGAGAATGAGGGAATCATATGGTAAGCACGAAACAGTGAAGCTGAAAGTAGTTGTAGAGCATACAAGTGCTAATCCGGTTCATCCCCTGCATTTGGGACATGCTAGGAATTCCTGCCTTGGCGATACCTTAGCAAGACTTCTCAAATTTTACGGCCTGAACGTTGAAACAAGGTTCTATGTAGACGATGTGGGAAGGCAGGTAGCAGTATTAATTTATGGTTTATCGAAACTGGTTGAGGATGGGAGAAGCATAGAGGAGCTCTCCAAAGGATGGAAAATTGACCATTGGATTGGCAAAATCTATGCCCTCACAAACTTACTTTTGGAGCTAAATACAATTAAAAACGAAATCAGAGCTGCTAGTGATGAGAGATACAGAGAATTGATTGCGAAGCAGGATGAATTGGTTGCTGAAATATTTAGACTAAGAGAAAGCATTCCAGATGTTTTTGAACAGCTCTCAGAAAAAATACTGAAAGACAAGAATCCCGAAGAGGAAATTTCAAAAATATCAATTCTTTATGAATATGGAGACAAGAAAACTGCTGAAATGTATAGGAGCATAATCGAAAGAGTTCTTCAAGGATTCAAGGAAACGCTGAGCAAGATAAATGTGGAGTTCAATAATTGGGATTGGGAGAGCGATCTAATATGGAGTGGAGAAGTCAGCGAGATCCTGGCAAAGGCAAGGAGTTCACCCATTTTCTCGCTAAGCAAAGGGACAGAGAGCTTAGATTTCTCGCCAATTCTCACCGATGAGTTGAGGGAAAAGCTGAGAATTCCCAAAGATATGGAAATACCTCCACTGGTGTTGAGGAGAAGCGATGGAACAACTCTCTACACAACCAGAGATATAGCATACTCAATTAGAAAATTCAGGGAAACAGCTGCTGATTATGTTATAAACGTTGTTGGAAAAGAGCAAATGCTTCCACAGGCGCAAATAAGGTTGGCTCTATTCGCATTGGGATACAAGGAATATGCAAGGAAGCTCATTCACTATTCCTATGAAATGGTAAATCTGTACGGCTTTAAGATGAGCGGGAGAAGGGGTAAGTACATAACTCTGGATGAGCTTTTAGAGAAAGCCGAGGAAGTTGCCTCCCTGGAAATCAAAAAGAGGAACAGAGATATGCCAGATGATGAAGCAAAAACTACATCGATGAAGATAGGGAGGGGGGCAGTTAGACACTCCCTAGTTAGCATATCACCGGACAAGCCAATTATCCTGAAGCTGGAGGAAATAATAAATTTTGAGAGAAACACAGGACCATATTTGCAATATACTTATGCTAGAGCTAACAGCCTTCTGAAAAGAGCAAACTTCACATATGTAGAAGGAGAAATCTGCTCCAAGGAAACAGATCAATATACCTGGAAACTTATAAAAAAGGCCTCCGCCTTTCCCTATATAATTTACAAAGCATCGAAAGAGCTCAGGCCAGAGATTCTTGTTAATTATTTAGGGGAACTATCTCAGCTATTCAACAAGTGGTATGATACTGTTCCAGTTCTGAGTGAAGGCGAAGAATGCATGAGAATAATGAAGCTCTATGCAGTGGAATCAATCAGAACAATTTTAAAATCGTCCCTCTCGATTCTTGGAATAGATGCTCCCGAGAGGATCTGA
- a CDS encoding ABC transporter ATP-binding protein, translating to MEGEKSYIDASNALALRDEEKDASKKELIKLEEVHKIYRQGDAVFSALRGVSLTINEGDFIAIMGPSGSGKSTLLNIMGLLDRPTRGRIYIEGKDVSKLNDKALAKIRNQKIGFVFQFFNLINRFTIYENIELPLLIRELSKKERKILVESALIKAGGELIWLQKRPNQLSGGQQQRVAIARALVTSPKVILADEPTGNLDRKSGRVVMEEFVRLNSMGQTIVVVTHDPEVANCSKKIIYLRNGEIVNVEEKVNFSKCLLNTTT from the coding sequence ATGGAGGGGGAGAAGAGCTATATTGATGCGAGTAATGCGTTAGCGCTGAGAGACGAGGAAAAAGATGCTTCAAAGAAGGAGTTAATAAAGCTGGAAGAAGTTCATAAGATATATAGACAGGGTGATGCTGTATTTTCTGCACTGAGAGGAGTTTCTCTAACTATAAATGAGGGGGACTTTATAGCAATAATGGGACCCTCCGGTTCTGGTAAGTCAACTCTGTTGAATATAATGGGTCTTCTGGATCGTCCAACAAGAGGAAGAATTTACATAGAGGGAAAAGATGTTTCAAAACTAAATGATAAGGCTCTAGCTAAGATTCGCAACCAAAAAATTGGCTTTGTTTTTCAGTTCTTCAATCTAATCAATAGGTTCACAATCTATGAAAACATAGAACTCCCCCTCCTAATAAGAGAACTTAGTAAAAAAGAAAGGAAAATTCTAGTTGAATCAGCTCTGATAAAAGCAGGTGGAGAACTTATTTGGCTTCAGAAAAGGCCTAATCAACTATCTGGAGGACAGCAGCAGAGGGTAGCAATAGCTAGAGCTCTTGTTACTTCTCCAAAGGTAATCCTGGCAGATGAGCCAACAGGAAACTTGGACAGAAAATCTGGCAGAGTAGTGATGGAGGAATTTGTCAGATTGAACTCCATGGGACAAACCATTGTAGTTGTTACGCATGATCCAGAAGTTGCTAACTGCTCTAAAAAGATTATTTATTTAAGGAATGGAGAAATTGTAAACGTTGAGGAAAAAGTTAATTTTAGTAAATGCCTCCTGAATACAACAACCTAA